A single region of the Oncorhynchus kisutch isolate 150728-3 linkage group LG30, Okis_V2, whole genome shotgun sequence genome encodes:
- the LOC109874520 gene encoding uncharacterized protein LOC109874520 isoform X2: protein MEEADLVKDRLQAITDKRKVQEDIVHKKLEIDQERLKLQHLKKKSLREQWLMDGTSNQSPQQRETLRGDQQQTKLLQTSIHRMEKEIEALEREETMISKSEGFILKRLKAIEKTPEEIIKDAKENFQEEPIHINPATPDAPKSCKPPISKKQSFESNKDTPKQTMFAMEINVQKDLRTGETRVLSTSTVTPQVLQQRGVKVYDDGRKSVYALRSAESQLGDGSNRVDELSAMEVEVLLRAATEQKKSQSGPLGHQGHQESVSAFSTNCGPQSHQKPTLPAFSTPRGSRGHHELSPMEVEEQLRKGTAQKMPQSGAFPKDHRGHQESVPAFSNTYSWRASVPNRPQQSNAKVIPETNGNGYQQESYKRDVLSRKELHYIDGVHNSGLEILSSSPHIPVHYFIGRQDEEYYQPNNGYNQNPFSYGVEKGFPTDDFYHSPRENPRGGMFYDSSVEMDLRPSPIYQEDSHFSILNTMDTSEPVTAIFMGYQTAEDESGRGLGYEGSLRAELVVIGDEDGVDESNPQFNTYTADGYNNRGYHHCQPQQNLIKYMAEPIANFNSNNASPYTASRNLVYPGQQAKESHYLYSDGQSDEDGTEKHSAPASSTSMEKPEQFV from the exons ATGGAAGAGGCAGACCTGGTAAAGGACCGACTCCAAGCAATAACG GATAAGAGAAAAGTCCAAGAAGATATTGTTCATAAAAAGCTGGAAATAGACCAGGAGAGGTTAAAGCTTCAGCACTTAAAG AAAAAGTCTCTGAGGGAACAGTGGCTAATGGATGGAACGAGCAACCAAAgcccacagcagagagagacttTGAGGGGagatcaacaacaaactaaactCCTCCAGACCAGCATCCACAG gatggagaaagagattgaGGCTCTGGAGAGGGAAGAGACGATGATTTCGAAAAGTGAGGGCTTCATACTGAAGAGGCTGAAAGCTATCGAGAAAACACCTGAGGAGATAATAAAG GACGCAAAGGAGAATTTCCAAGAAG AGCCAATCCATATCAACCCAGCTACTCCAGATGCCCCAAAGTCCTGCAAACCTCCAATTTCAAAGAAGCAGTCCTTTGAATCTAATAAGGACACACCCAAACAAA ccatGTTTGCCATGGAGATCAACGTCCAGAAGGATCTCCGTACCGGGGAGACCCGGGTCCTGTCCACATCCACTGTCACCCCCCAGGTGCTCCAGCAGAGAGGGGTCAAAGTCTATGACGACGGCCGCAAGTCTGTCTATGCCCTGCGGTCTGCCGAGTCTCAGCTGGGGGATGGTTCTAACAGAGTGGACGAGCTCAGCGCTATGGAGGTGGAGGTTCTGCTCAGAGCAGCTACAGAGCAGAAGAAGTCTCAAAGCGGCCCACTGGGCCACCAAGGCCATCAGGAATCAGTGTCTGCATTCTCCACCAACTGTGGCCCACAGAGCCACCAGAAGCCAACATTGCCTGCATTCTCCACCCCCCGTGGCTCTCGGGGCCACCATGAGCTCAGCCCTATGGAGGTGGAGGAGCAGCTCCGAAAGGGTACAGCGCAGAAGATGCCTCAAAGCGGTGCTTTCCCAAAAGACCACCGGGGCCACCAGGAATCAGTGCCTGCATTCTCCAACACCTACAGCTGGAGGGCCTCAGTCCCCAACAGACCCCAACAGAGTAATGCTAAAGTCATCCCCGAAACCAATGGGAATGGGTATCAGCAAGAGTCGTATAAGCGTGATGTCCTCTCCAGGAAGGAGCTCCACTATATTGATGGAGTCCACAACTCAGGGCTGGAGATTctttcctcctcccctcacatTCCAGTCCATTATTTCATTGGCAGGCAGGATGAGGAGTACTACCAGCCAAACAATGGGTATAACCAGAATCCTTTCTCTTATGGTGTGGAGAAAGGGTTCCCCACCGATGACTTCTACCATAGCCCTAGAGAGAACCCGCGAGGAGGGATGTTTTACGACTCATCAGTTGAAATGGACCTGAGGCCGTCTCCGATCTACCAGGAAGACTCGCACTTCAGTATCCTGAACACCATGGACACGTCCGAGCCTGTCACCGCCATCTTTATGGGCTACCAGACGGCAGAGGATGAAAGTGGGCGTGGCCTTGGCTATGAAGGATCCCTCCGGGCCGAGCTTGTCGTCATTGGCGACGAGGATGGGGTGGACGAGAGTAACCCTCAGTTTAACACCTACACCGCGGATGGCTATAACAACCGGGGCTACCATCACTGTCAACCTCAACAGAACTTAATCAAATACATGGCAGAGCCCATAGCTAATTTTAACTCAAACAATGCATCACCGTACACAGCATCAAGGAATTTGGTCTATCCTGGTCAACAGGCCAAAGAGTCACACTACCTGTATTCAGACGGACAGTCCGACGAGGACGGGACAGAGAAGCACTCTGCCCCAG CTTCAAGTACAAGTATGGAGAAACCTGAACAGTTTGTGTAA
- the LOC109874520 gene encoding uncharacterized protein LOC109874520 isoform X1, producing the protein MEEADLVKDRLQAITDKRKVQEDIVHKKLEIDQERLKLQHLKKKSLREQWLMDGTSNQSPQQRETLRGDQQQTKLLQTSIHRMEKEIEALEREETMISKSEGFILKRLKAIEKTPEEIIKDAKENFQEEPIHINPATPDAPKSCKPPISKKQSFESNKDTPKQTMFAMEINVQKDLRTGETRVLSTSTVTPQVLQQRGVKVYDDGRKSVYALRSAESQLGDGSNRVDELSAMEVEVLLRAATEQKKSQSGPLGHQGHQESVSAFSTNCGPQSHQKPTLPAFSTPRGSRGHHELSPMEVEEQLRKGTAQKMPQSGAFPKDHRGHQESVPAFSNTYSWRASVPNRPQQSNAKVIPETNGNGYQQESYKRDVLSRKELHYIDGVHNSGLEILSSSPHIPVHYFIGRQDEEYYQPNNGYNQNPFSYGVEKGFPTDDFYHSPRENPRGGMFYDSSVEMDLRPSPIYQEDSHFSILNTMDTSEPVTAIFMGYQTAEDESGRGLGYEGSLRAELVVIGDEDGVDESNPQFNTYTADGYNNRGYHHCQPQQNLIKYMAEPIANFNSNNASPYTASRNLVYPGQQAKESHYLYSDGQSDEDGTEKHSAPGIRKIKKIKKRTKPCCMLM; encoded by the exons ATGGAAGAGGCAGACCTGGTAAAGGACCGACTCCAAGCAATAACG GATAAGAGAAAAGTCCAAGAAGATATTGTTCATAAAAAGCTGGAAATAGACCAGGAGAGGTTAAAGCTTCAGCACTTAAAG AAAAAGTCTCTGAGGGAACAGTGGCTAATGGATGGAACGAGCAACCAAAgcccacagcagagagagacttTGAGGGGagatcaacaacaaactaaactCCTCCAGACCAGCATCCACAG gatggagaaagagattgaGGCTCTGGAGAGGGAAGAGACGATGATTTCGAAAAGTGAGGGCTTCATACTGAAGAGGCTGAAAGCTATCGAGAAAACACCTGAGGAGATAATAAAG GACGCAAAGGAGAATTTCCAAGAAG AGCCAATCCATATCAACCCAGCTACTCCAGATGCCCCAAAGTCCTGCAAACCTCCAATTTCAAAGAAGCAGTCCTTTGAATCTAATAAGGACACACCCAAACAAA ccatGTTTGCCATGGAGATCAACGTCCAGAAGGATCTCCGTACCGGGGAGACCCGGGTCCTGTCCACATCCACTGTCACCCCCCAGGTGCTCCAGCAGAGAGGGGTCAAAGTCTATGACGACGGCCGCAAGTCTGTCTATGCCCTGCGGTCTGCCGAGTCTCAGCTGGGGGATGGTTCTAACAGAGTGGACGAGCTCAGCGCTATGGAGGTGGAGGTTCTGCTCAGAGCAGCTACAGAGCAGAAGAAGTCTCAAAGCGGCCCACTGGGCCACCAAGGCCATCAGGAATCAGTGTCTGCATTCTCCACCAACTGTGGCCCACAGAGCCACCAGAAGCCAACATTGCCTGCATTCTCCACCCCCCGTGGCTCTCGGGGCCACCATGAGCTCAGCCCTATGGAGGTGGAGGAGCAGCTCCGAAAGGGTACAGCGCAGAAGATGCCTCAAAGCGGTGCTTTCCCAAAAGACCACCGGGGCCACCAGGAATCAGTGCCTGCATTCTCCAACACCTACAGCTGGAGGGCCTCAGTCCCCAACAGACCCCAACAGAGTAATGCTAAAGTCATCCCCGAAACCAATGGGAATGGGTATCAGCAAGAGTCGTATAAGCGTGATGTCCTCTCCAGGAAGGAGCTCCACTATATTGATGGAGTCCACAACTCAGGGCTGGAGATTctttcctcctcccctcacatTCCAGTCCATTATTTCATTGGCAGGCAGGATGAGGAGTACTACCAGCCAAACAATGGGTATAACCAGAATCCTTTCTCTTATGGTGTGGAGAAAGGGTTCCCCACCGATGACTTCTACCATAGCCCTAGAGAGAACCCGCGAGGAGGGATGTTTTACGACTCATCAGTTGAAATGGACCTGAGGCCGTCTCCGATCTACCAGGAAGACTCGCACTTCAGTATCCTGAACACCATGGACACGTCCGAGCCTGTCACCGCCATCTTTATGGGCTACCAGACGGCAGAGGATGAAAGTGGGCGTGGCCTTGGCTATGAAGGATCCCTCCGGGCCGAGCTTGTCGTCATTGGCGACGAGGATGGGGTGGACGAGAGTAACCCTCAGTTTAACACCTACACCGCGGATGGCTATAACAACCGGGGCTACCATCACTGTCAACCTCAACAGAACTTAATCAAATACATGGCAGAGCCCATAGCTAATTTTAACTCAAACAATGCATCACCGTACACAGCATCAAGGAATTTGGTCTATCCTGGTCAACAGGCCAAAGAGTCACACTACCTGTATTCAGACGGACAGTCCGACGAGGACGGGACAGAGAAGCACTCTGCCCCAGGTATCAGAAAGATTAAAAAGATTAAAAAGAGAACAAAGCCCTGCTGCATGCTCATGTAA